In one window of Denticeps clupeoides chromosome 2, fDenClu1.1, whole genome shotgun sequence DNA:
- the pelo gene encoding protein pelota homolog, translating into MKLLHKDIEKDNAGQVTLVPDEAEDMWHTYNLLQVGDSLRASTIRKVQTESSTGSVGSSRVRTTLTLCVETIDFDSQACQLRVKGTNIQENQYVKMGAYHTIELELNRKFTLAKKVWDSVVLDRIEQACDPAQKADVAAVVMQEGLANIVLVTPAMTLLRAKVEVTIPRKRKGSCAQHEKALERFYEAVMQGILRHINFDVVKCVLVGSPGFVKDQFISHLFKEAVRQDNKVLLENRPKFMLVHSSSGHKYSLKEILSDPAVTSRLSDTKAAGEVKALEDFYKMLQHEPDRAFYGLAHVEKASDALAIDILLISDQLFRHQEVATRSRYVRLVDSVRDNGGTVRIFSSLHVSGEQLNQLSGVAAILRFPIAGLSEAEEEDSDSD; encoded by the exons ATGAAGCTGCTGCATAAAGACATCGAGAAGGACAACGCCGG GCAGGTGACCCTGGTGCCGGACGAGGCGGAGGACATGTGGCACACCTACAACCTGCTGCAGGTGGGCGACAGCCTCCGGGCCTCCACCATCAGGAAGGTGCAGACCGAGTCCTCCACCGGCAGCGTGGGCAGCTCCCGCGTCCGCACCACCCTCACCCTCTGCGTGGAGACCATCGACTTTGACTCCCAGGCCTGTCAGCTGAGGGTGAAGGGGACCAACATACAGGAGAACCAGTATGTCAAG ATGGGAGCCTACCACACCATTGAACTAGAGCTCAACCGGAAGTTCACTCTGGCCAAGAAGGTCTGGGACAGTGTCGTGCTGGACAGGATTG AACAGGCCTGTGACCCCGCGCAGAAGGCGGACGTAGCGGCCGTGGTGATGCAAGAGGGCCTGGCCAACATTGTTTTGGTCACCCCTGCCATGACCTTGCTCCGGGCCAAGGTGGAGGTCACCATCCCGCGCAAGAGGAAAGGGAGTTGCGCCCAGCACGAGAAG GCTTTGGAGCGGTTCTATGAGGCGGTAATGCAGGGGATTCTGCGTCACATCAACTTTGACG TTGTCAAGTGTGTGCTGGTGGGCAGCCCGGGCTTCGTGAAGGACCAGTTTATCAGCCATCTCTTCAAGGAGGCAGTCAGACAGGACAACAAGGTCCTGCTGGAGAACCGGCCTAAGTTCATGCTAGTGCACTCCTCCTCTGGACACAAATATTCGCTCAAag AAATCTTGTCTGATCCTGCGGTGACCAGTCGCCTGTCTGACACCAAG GCCGCAGGAGAAGTGAAGGCCTTGGAGGATTTCTACAAGATGCTACAGCATGAGCCCGACAGAGCTTTCTACGG GCTGGCTCACGTGGAGAAAGCCAGCGACGCTCTGGCCATCGATATTCTGCTGATCAGCGATCAGCTGTTCAG ACATCAGGAGGTGGCGACGCGCAGTCGATATGTCAGACTTGTGGACAGCGTCCGAGACAACGGAGGGACCGTCAG AATATTTTCCAGCCTCCATGTGTCTGGTGAac AGCTGAATCAGCTGAGTGGCGTGGCAGCCATCCTGCGCTTCCCCATCGCTGGCCTGTCAGAGGccgaggaggaagacagcgacTCCGACTGA